In one window of Anser cygnoides isolate HZ-2024a breed goose chromosome 3, Taihu_goose_T2T_genome, whole genome shotgun sequence DNA:
- the ZUP1 gene encoding zinc finger-containing ubiquitin peptidase 1 isoform X1 — MAAAAPPLAAPPGGGPRRSQQALRGGGGGGRRGRRRHRARPPRWGTAAPGWAGGCEAAAAMLVCDGCGRALPCEAARRHPRCPPCQGLRRHAAAARPEAAGKEPGAHGWRLLGAPGADTGNGEQLYECPICSLTCTNLQFLEEHVDLHLEEHSFSEGGNMKDLELAQQLQNEEDKKQRLEEEKREKEEFKKLQRQYGLDSSGGYKQQFLKNMEREVDRGRMQPFEYHKRKADMMESLAVGIDDGKTKTSGVIEALCKYYQNENKDVRRVWLSAGVDHFHSSLGDKGWGCGYRNFQMLLSSLLQNSFYDDCLRDTALIPSIPKIQSMIEDAWKEGFDPHGASHFNNRLRGSKAWIGACEIYSLLTSLRIKCQIIDFHKPTGPMGTHPRLFEWVLRYYSTDNEGGTKVVCTSRPPIYLQHQGHSRTVVGIEEKKNKTLCLLLFDPGCPSQEMQKLLKQSTDGTGLKLLRRFVGGLKEKQYQIVAVDGILTLEEKTARCHASWVLTSEKIP, encoded by the exons ATggcggccgccgccccgccgctcgCCGCCCCGCCCGGGGgcgggccccgccgctcccAGCAGGCtctgcgcggcggcggcggcggcgggaggagggggaggaggcggcACCGGGCTCGGCCGCCCCGGTGGGGAACGGCGGCCCCCGGCTGGGCGGGAGGCTGTGAGGCGGCGGCCGCCATGTTGGTGTGCGACGGGTGCGGGCGGGCGCTGCCCTGCGAGGCGGCGCGGCGGCAcccccgctgcccgccctgCCAGGGGCTCCGGCGGCAcgcggcggcggcccggccTGAGGCGGCGGGGAAGGAGCCGGGAGCGCACGGGTGGAGGCTGCTGGGCGCCCCCGGTGCGG aCACTGGAAATGGTGAACAGCTATACGAATGTCCCATATGCAGTCTTACCTGTACAAACCTTCAGTTTCTTGAAGAACACGTGGATTTACACCTAGAGGAACATAGCTTTTCAGAAG GTGGAAATATGAAAGATCTAGAACTGGCTCAACAGCTCCAAAATGAAGAAGATAAAAAGCAGAGACTGGAGGAAGAGAAGCGAGAGaaggaagaatttaaaaagcTACAG AGACAGTATGGCTTGGATAGTTCTGGAGGCTACAAACAGCAATTCCTAAAGAACATGGAAAGGGAAGTTGACAGAGGAAGGATGCAGCCTTTTGAATATCACAAGAGAAAAGCTGACATGATGGAAAGTTTGGCTGTTGGTATAGAtgatgggaaaacaaaaacctcgG GAGTAATTGAAGCATTGTGCAAGTACTATCAGAACGAAAACAAAGATGTGAGACGTGTTTGGCTTTCAGCAGGAGTAGATCACTTCCACTCATCTTTGGGTGACAAAGGCTGGGGTTGTGGTTACAGGAATTTCCAAATGCTCCTTTCCTCACTGCTGCAAAACAGCTTCTATGATGACTGCTTGAGAG acaCTGCACTAATTCCTAGTATACCGAAGATTCAGTCCATGATTGAAGATGCCTGGAAAGAAGGCTTTGATCCTCATGGGGCATCTCACTTCAACAACCGATTACGTGGTTCCAAGGCGTGGATAGGAGCATGTGAAATTTATTCACTGTTAACCAGTCTCAGGATAAA gTGTCAAATTATTGACTTTCACAAACCGACTGGTCCCATGGGTACACACCCTCGTTTGTTTGAGTGGGTTTTGCGTTACTATTCTACAGATAATGAAGGTGGTACAAAGGTAGTGTGTACTTCCAGACCGCCTATCTACTTGCAGCATCAAG GTCACAGTCGTACTGTTGTTGGaatagaagagaagaaaaataaaaccttatgTTTACTACTGTTTGACCCGGGATGTCCTTCTcaagaaatgcagaaactcTTGAAACAAAGCACCGATGGTACTGGTCTCAAACTACTTCGGAGATTTGTGGGTggcttaaaagaaaagcagtaccAGATAGTTGCTGTAGATGGCATCCTCACATTGGAAGAGAAAACT GCTCGCTGCCATGCTTCTTGGGTCTTAACATCAGAGAAGATTCCTTAA
- the ZUP1 gene encoding zinc finger-containing ubiquitin peptidase 1 isoform X2: protein MTSQLLDTGNGEQLYECPICSLTCTNLQFLEEHVDLHLEEHSFSEGGNMKDLELAQQLQNEEDKKQRLEEEKREKEEFKKLQRQYGLDSSGGYKQQFLKNMEREVDRGRMQPFEYHKRKADMMESLAVGIDDGKTKTSGVIEALCKYYQNENKDVRRVWLSAGVDHFHSSLGDKGWGCGYRNFQMLLSSLLQNSFYDDCLRDTALIPSIPKIQSMIEDAWKEGFDPHGASHFNNRLRGSKAWIGACEIYSLLTSLRIKCQIIDFHKPTGPMGTHPRLFEWVLRYYSTDNEGGTKVVCTSRPPIYLQHQGHSRTVVGIEEKKNKTLCLLLFDPGCPSQEMQKLLKQSTDGTGLKLLRRFVGGLKEKQYQIVAVDGILTLEEKTARCHASWVLTSEKIP, encoded by the exons ATGACATCTCAGCTCCTGG aCACTGGAAATGGTGAACAGCTATACGAATGTCCCATATGCAGTCTTACCTGTACAAACCTTCAGTTTCTTGAAGAACACGTGGATTTACACCTAGAGGAACATAGCTTTTCAGAAG GTGGAAATATGAAAGATCTAGAACTGGCTCAACAGCTCCAAAATGAAGAAGATAAAAAGCAGAGACTGGAGGAAGAGAAGCGAGAGaaggaagaatttaaaaagcTACAG AGACAGTATGGCTTGGATAGTTCTGGAGGCTACAAACAGCAATTCCTAAAGAACATGGAAAGGGAAGTTGACAGAGGAAGGATGCAGCCTTTTGAATATCACAAGAGAAAAGCTGACATGATGGAAAGTTTGGCTGTTGGTATAGAtgatgggaaaacaaaaacctcgG GAGTAATTGAAGCATTGTGCAAGTACTATCAGAACGAAAACAAAGATGTGAGACGTGTTTGGCTTTCAGCAGGAGTAGATCACTTCCACTCATCTTTGGGTGACAAAGGCTGGGGTTGTGGTTACAGGAATTTCCAAATGCTCCTTTCCTCACTGCTGCAAAACAGCTTCTATGATGACTGCTTGAGAG acaCTGCACTAATTCCTAGTATACCGAAGATTCAGTCCATGATTGAAGATGCCTGGAAAGAAGGCTTTGATCCTCATGGGGCATCTCACTTCAACAACCGATTACGTGGTTCCAAGGCGTGGATAGGAGCATGTGAAATTTATTCACTGTTAACCAGTCTCAGGATAAA gTGTCAAATTATTGACTTTCACAAACCGACTGGTCCCATGGGTACACACCCTCGTTTGTTTGAGTGGGTTTTGCGTTACTATTCTACAGATAATGAAGGTGGTACAAAGGTAGTGTGTACTTCCAGACCGCCTATCTACTTGCAGCATCAAG GTCACAGTCGTACTGTTGTTGGaatagaagagaagaaaaataaaaccttatgTTTACTACTGTTTGACCCGGGATGTCCTTCTcaagaaatgcagaaactcTTGAAACAAAGCACCGATGGTACTGGTCTCAAACTACTTCGGAGATTTGTGGGTggcttaaaagaaaagcagtaccAGATAGTTGCTGTAGATGGCATCCTCACATTGGAAGAGAAAACT GCTCGCTGCCATGCTTCTTGGGTCTTAACATCAGAGAAGATTCCTTAA